In the Burkholderia multivorans ATCC BAA-247 genome, CGCATCACGGAGACATCATGCAGCGCCACATGCTCAAATCGAAAATCCATCGCGCGGCCGTCACGCACTGCGAGCTGCACTACGAAGGCTCGTGCGCGATCGACGAAGACCTGCTCGAAGCGGCGAACATCGTCGAAAACGAGCGGATCGACATCTGGAACATCAACAACGGCGAGCGGTTCTCGACGTACGCGATCAAGGGCGAGCGCGGCAGCGGGATGATCTCGCTGAACGGCTCGGCTGCGCGCCGCGCGCAGCTCGGCGATCTGGTCATCATCGCCGCGTTCGCGATGGTCGAGGAGGCCGAACTGCAGGCCGGCTGGAAGCCGAAGCTCGTGTTCATCGACGAAGGCAACAAGATCAAGGGCCACCGCGATCACGTGCCGACGCAAACCTGGACCTGAGCGGCCCGCCGCAACGACGAAGGGCTGGATCTCCGCCACGCGCGGACATCCAGCCCTTTTTATTTTTGGCCGTGGCCGGCGCTGCGCGCTCGGGCCGCCGGCCGGCATTCACGACGCCTTCGCGACCTTCGCCCCCTTCCCCGCGCTGCGCTCCGCCCATTCGACGATCGGCCCCCACTGCTCGAGATCCTTGTCGACGCGGCTTTTCGCGACGTCCCAGAGCGTCAGGCCGTGCGCGGCGATCTGTACGTAGTTCTGCGTGTCGCGCAGGTAGCCGAGCACCGGCAGTCCGAGCCCCTCGACGAAACGGTGCAGCTGGTCGGACGAACGCGTGCGCGCGTCGACGCGCATCCCGACTATGCCGACCTCGACGCTGCCCTTGCGTACGGCCTTTTCGGTCGCGAGGCGTTCGAGAAACTGCTGCGTCGCCAGAATATCGAACATCGACGGCTGCAACGGCACGATGACCTTGTCGGCCAGCTGCAGCGCGACGTTCAGCCGCGTGCCGTGCAGGCCGGCCGGCGTGTCGATCACCGCGTATTCGAGGCCGCGCGGCGGCTTCGACGGCGCGTCCGGATCGAGATTCCACGCCTCGATCGTCGGCAGCCCGGCCGGCCGCAGGTCGAGCCACGCATGCGCGGACTGCTGCCGGTCGAGATCGGCGAGCGCGACCCACGCGCCCTGCGCCGCGAAATAACCGGCAAGGTTGGTGGACAGCGTGCTCTTGCCGACGCCGCCCTTCGGATTCGCCACCACGATGACCGTCATGAATTCCCCCGAAAAAGCCGCGCGGCGCCGGCTGCATGGCCGGCGCCGCTCATTGCGGATACAGGGAGCGATGATATCGGTAAAACGGGTATCGCCGAAACGGGTTGCACCGATCCGCTGCCGTGCGCGGCCGGTACGCCTTCCCTATGTCGCTTACGCGCGTCGCGGTTCGGCGCCCGATGCGTCGAGCGCGAATGCGCCGCCGCCGAGCAGCGCCTGCACGACGAGCGTCACCGCCCAGAACGCCGGGTATTCCCAGCCGCCGTGCGGCGCGCCGAAACTCCAGCCGTTCGGCAGATGCGCCGAGACCGC is a window encoding:
- the panD gene encoding aspartate 1-decarboxylase, whose amino-acid sequence is MQRHMLKSKIHRAAVTHCELHYEGSCAIDEDLLEAANIVENERIDIWNINNGERFSTYAIKGERGSGMISLNGSAARRAQLGDLVIIAAFAMVEEAELQAGWKPKLVFIDEGNKIKGHRDHVPTQTWT
- a CDS encoding ParA family protein — protein: MTVIVVANPKGGVGKSTLSTNLAGYFAAQGAWVALADLDRQQSAHAWLDLRPAGLPTIEAWNLDPDAPSKPPRGLEYAVIDTPAGLHGTRLNVALQLADKVIVPLQPSMFDILATQQFLERLATEKAVRKGSVEVGIVGMRVDARTRSSDQLHRFVEGLGLPVLGYLRDTQNYVQIAAHGLTLWDVAKSRVDKDLEQWGPIVEWAERSAGKGAKVAKAS